AAGAGAATAGGCCCTTTTCACACTTCCGCATTCTTTCATCCGGAAGCAGCCGTGAACGGGTAACGCTAGTTccggtaaacagtaaacagtgatgGCAGAGTCCAAGAACAAGAGCTTTTGCAGTGTACCTAGGTGTTCAAactcaaaacaaaaacaaccGTATCTTCGTTTCCATAGTTTTCCGGCTGATGTTGAGCAGAAGAAAAAATGGGTGCGTGCGATTAGGAGAGATGAGGGGACGAACTTTGTGATTCGGCGGGGAAGTACCTTTGTGTGTAGCATGCATTTCACTGCTGCAGACTACGCAGAAGGAAGCCCGCGACTGAAAGCTGGTGTTGTTCCCACTCGGTTTCAGTGGAACAGTTTTAATGTTCCCCCTCAAAGGCCGTCAGCATTTGAGAGAGCAAGCTCCCGGCGTGGAGTACCGTGTCCACTGGAGTCGGAGGCTGTGGAACACCCTAGCATTTTCGCTAATGACCATGACTACGCAGCTCGCCCTCCTGCCGGTATGTATACGTGATCACATACTTTACCCACCTAATTGCTATTCAGAATAAGCTGGTTAAACTAGTAAGACAATTTTTTCAGTTGAGTTTGATGGTTCAAGTGGGTTACAAGCATGATAATTCTGACCAAGATACACATCCAGTATGACCAACCCTGACTATTCTGCACATAACCAAAGACAAATGCAACATACACTCTGCttgtcaagagctggttaacaaGCTATCttaccagtatagggtatgttctaccctgcttttcaactagtttgaCCATAAAAGAGCAGCTTGGACCATaagaaaccagctaccagcagaaACTGACGATTTCAACAgggagcagttaaaaaaaaaaaaaaaagcttacgtGACATTCTTCAGGACTAATCTGTTTTATTGGGCATATTCATTTTTCAAAGTACTAATATCACCCATTTACAATGCTGATATAGAGGATGAAATATTGGAATATATCCAGATCAATTTAGTTTTAAACTTGCATATgttctttaattttatattattaagcaTGATAGCAAAACATTTGCTccagctgttttattttttattaatgccaCATAGGTGCATTTAATTATGCCATGTAAAGTActgtaatgtaacacaataataATGATGTTCATATATTTTGTAGGTGCGTTGGATGATGCCCTGCAATACATTGAAGAGCTGGAGGACAGGTTGCAGAAAACATCAAAGGGGTCATCAAGCATCCTGAGCAGATTTTGTGTTTCTGATGAGACCATCAGGTACTACACCAGATTTCCTTCTCAGCAAGTGTTTGAGATTTTTTGGGAGTCCATTGCTCCATCTGCCACACATCTAATCTACTGGACAAAGGCCCAAAGAAGGGGAGAAGCAGCAATCCCAACACCAAGCCCTGCACGGAAGATCCACCTCCTAGATGAATTGTTTATCTATTGCCTTCGTGTCGCTGCTGGACTGAAGGAGCAGGTGATTGCTGACATCTGTGGAGTAAGCATAGCTACAGTCAGCAGAATAATTATTACATGGGCAAATTACCTGTTTTTTGTGCTGGGTTCAGTACCCATTTGGATGTCCAGGCAACAAGTAATTGACTCCATGCCAGAGAAATTTAGACAGTACAGTCCAAAACTGAGAGTCATACTTGACTGCACAGAAATTCGCTGCGAGAGCGCCACCTCTCTGACACTTCACTCTGAGACCTTCTCCAACTACAAGAACACAACTACATTTAAAGGTCTACTTGGCGTAGCGCCATGCGGTGCAGTGACATTCATTTCCAGCCTCTTCACAGGTTCGATTTCTGACAAAGAGATCACAAGACAGTCAGGAATCCTGGAACTGCTGGAACCAGAAGATGAGATCATGGCAGACAAGGGTTTCATCATCGAGGATATGCTGGCAACTAAAGGTGCAAGACTAATCATCCCACCATTCAAACATGGAAAACAGTTCAGCAAAAAGGACTGTGAACAAACACAGGCAATTGCCCGCCTCAGGATCCTTGTGGAAAGAGTGATTCGCAGGGTTAAGGAAAACCATATTTGGGATTCTACTGTGCCCCTTAGCCTGGCTGGAAGCATCAATCAGATCTGGCATAATTGCTGTTTTATGGTGAATTACCAGGGACCAATGTTCCTTGATCCATGAGTGAATGATTTGAAGAATGAACATACATACTTGTTCATatccatttaatattttttaatcagtttcatgATGTAACATGTTTGTCTATGTAGCTCAAAAAGGTCCTACatgcaatttaaaaaatcaaaactaTAATTATTTTTGCCCAAAACAATGACAtactgagacaatgattttttttattctgaattttattcaataaacaataaagatAAAAACACATTTGCTACTCACTTTCCTTTTTTCATGTGATTATGTTCAACCTTTTATccttataaaacattttacaggTTTCTTACAAACACCATCTAGGTCCTGCATTAGAGAAGTTTTCAATTTTTCCCCATCAATTGTAAGCTTAATAATCAAATGATCTGCAAGTAGGTGCATGAAAAATAataactatacactatacactatacatttatatatacataaaatatttacagatcTGTCACACTTCAGTGTCTTAAAATGCAAATGCTATTCAGACCATGGAAAGATACATGTTCATGTATATGTTGTGATAAAAAGCATCCAACTTGTCTTTCATTGATGCTATAAAAACATCATCTTTCCAAATTCGCTGTATTGTGAGGTCACCTTTTGTGTCTGTGACAAAGTCACACCACTGCAAACCAGTCACTGCAAGCTGGCCTTGAACCTGCCAGTAGTATTTATGCGATTGTTTTAGTTTGGCCTGATCTTTGTGCATTTTGATAAATGAAACTCCAGCTATATTATCAGCTGTGGTGCTTTTTACTTCTACCAGCCCAAATGGTGGGGTTTCCAAAAGATCATACACTCTCCCATCTGGACTGGCTCCTAGATGTGGTGCCTCTGGGTGCACAACCAAACCACATGGCATTACAGTGACATTTGCCATTTGAGAATAGGTTCTCAATATTTCTGGTTCAAGGTCCAACCCACGTCTCATAGCACACGTTTGCTTTGTCCCCCTAATGATTCGAGCTGCTAGTGACTGCCCAGCTAAATCCCCTACCACATGGCATACCTCTCTAAACCTGCTTGCAGTTACCCTTGGTTGACGAATTTGTGCCCATGCAGTGCATTTTGATTGAAGTCTGGTGTTTTCTTCAATTTCTGCCGCCATACTAAAAGACACCTTTAAAGACTCTAAATGAAGGGCTTGATGGTGACTGGGAACAAAGTTAAAATTGGATCCCAGTGAATGTCCAGCAACAGGCAGTACAGGAAAGTTCACAGTGTCGGGACCGGTTGTCACTGTACTCACAAGAGGACACTGGTAAGACAGTGTACTTCCACGAGGCACTGGCCCAAACTTAGAGGGAAAAATTTCAACATCTGAGAGGCTCTCTAACACAGTCGCTAGTAGAGGACGAGGGCTG
This genomic interval from Astyanax mexicanus isolate ESR-SI-001 chromosome 1, AstMex3_surface, whole genome shotgun sequence contains the following:
- the LOC111193945 gene encoding uncharacterized protein LOC111193945, whose translation is MRKNEEPHKLEVTLEAHNCTLTAHVCSCAAGKGLCNHVVALLFQTAHYVQLNLNAVPLPLACTSELQRWHRPRTQGVHPEPLGQLIVRKPKTLQKTGVKSTLYRAYPGPLPDEHVLASAEKLSQVSPRPLLATVLESLSDVEIFPSKFGPVPRGSTLSYQCPLVSTVTTGPDTVNFPVLPVAGHSLGSNFNFVPSHHQALHLESLKVSFSMAAEIEENTRLQSKCTAWAQIRQPRVTASRFREVCHVVGDLAGQSLAARIIRGTKQTCAMRRGLDLEPEILRTYSQMANVTVMPCGLVVHPEAPHLGASPDGRVYDLLETPPFGLVEVKSTTADNIAGVSFIKMHKDQAKLKQSHKYYWQVQGQLAVTGLQWCDFVTDTKGDLTIQRIWKDDVFIASMKDKLDAFYHNIYMNMYLSMV
- the LOC125801710 gene encoding uncharacterized protein LOC125801710 → MAESKNKSFCSVPRCSNSKQKQPYLRFHSFPADVEQKKKWVRAIRRDEGTNFVIRRGSTFVCSMHFTAADYAEGSPRLKAGVVPTRFQWNSFNVPPQRPSAFERASSRRGVPCPLESEAVEHPSIFANDHDYAARPPAGALDDALQYIEELEDRLQKTSKGSSSILSRFCVSDETIRYYTRFPSQQVFEIFWESIAPSATHLIYWTKAQRRGEAAIPTPSPARKIHLLDELFIYCLRVAAGLKEQVIADICGVSIATVSRIIITWANYLFFVLGSVPIWMSRQQVIDSMPEKFRQYSPKLRVILDCTEIRCESATSLTLHSETFSNYKNTTTFKGLLGVAPCGAVTFISSLFTGSISDKEITRQSGILELLEPEDEIMADKGFIIEDMLATKGARLIIPPFKHGKQFSKKDCEQTQAIARLRILVERVIRRVKENHIWDSTVPLSLAGSINQIWHNCCFMVNYQGPMFLDP